A region from the Cupriavidus sp. D39 genome encodes:
- a CDS encoding tautomerase family protein yields the protein MPTYIVSAAAGLLSSRAKEELAASITASHNQVTCANTFFAQVMSQDMPHGNYFMGGRALRHNQVFVHGHVRAGRTREL from the coding sequence ATGCCGACCTATATCGTGTCCGCCGCCGCAGGACTGCTTTCGTCGCGGGCAAAGGAAGAACTCGCGGCTTCGATTACCGCATCGCACAATCAGGTCACCTGCGCGAATACGTTCTTCGCGCAGGTGATGTCCCAGGACATGCCGCATGGCAACTACTTCATGGGCGGCAGAGCACTTCGACACAATCAGGTGTTTGTGCATGGGCACGTGCGGGCAGGGCGGACACGCGAGCTGTAA
- a CDS encoding DMT family transporter, with amino-acid sequence MDTFRGLIWGTNFIFMKWASVYLSASQIVFLRVLFGFLPLLACALFTGVLKWRHLRHAHHFVVMSLLATVLYYYAFAKGSALLASGVAGMLSGAIPLVSFICGWALLRQEHPTRRMLAGILCGFVGVLLIAQPWGSNDAGVNPLGVAYMLAGALSVGCSFVYARRFLSGLDLSPLALSTWQIGFALVIATCLTDFHGIARIAGDSRALLGLVLGLGLSGTGLAFIQYYFIVGRLGALGASSVTYIPPVVALLMGTAIAGESLRPVDAVAMAAILSGVYLLQSRTHAKTKSLGAKCDEFGQTRSVRQVT; translated from the coding sequence ATTGACACGTTCCGCGGCCTCATCTGGGGCACCAACTTCATCTTCATGAAGTGGGCAAGCGTCTATCTTTCCGCCAGTCAGATCGTCTTCCTGCGCGTGCTCTTCGGCTTCCTGCCGCTACTGGCATGCGCGCTGTTCACCGGCGTGCTGAAATGGCGCCACTTGCGGCACGCGCATCACTTTGTCGTGATGTCGCTGCTTGCGACGGTGCTCTACTACTACGCTTTCGCGAAAGGATCGGCGCTCCTCGCGTCCGGCGTGGCCGGCATGCTCAGTGGCGCGATTCCGCTCGTTTCGTTCATTTGCGGTTGGGCGCTGTTGCGGCAGGAGCATCCCACGCGTCGGATGCTGGCTGGCATCCTCTGCGGGTTCGTCGGTGTTCTGCTGATCGCCCAGCCGTGGGGCTCGAACGATGCCGGCGTGAATCCGCTTGGAGTCGCCTACATGCTCGCGGGCGCGCTGAGCGTCGGGTGCTCATTCGTGTACGCGCGCCGCTTCCTTTCCGGCCTGGATCTATCGCCTCTCGCCCTTTCGACATGGCAAATCGGCTTTGCGCTCGTCATTGCCACATGCCTAACCGACTTCCATGGCATCGCACGCATTGCTGGCGACAGCCGGGCGCTCCTTGGCCTCGTGCTGGGTCTCGGTCTGTCCGGCACAGGGCTCGCGTTCATCCAGTACTACTTCATTGTCGGGCGACTTGGTGCACTGGGAGCTTCGAGCGTCACTTACATCCCGCCGGTGGTCGCATTGCTGATGGGCACGGCAATCGCGGGCGAATCGCTGCGGCCCGTCGACGCGGTAGCCATGGCCGCCATCCTTAGTGGCGTCTATCTGTTGCAAAGTCGGACGCATGCAAAGACGAAATCACTCGGAGCCAAATGCGACGAGTTCGGCCAGACCCGCTCGGTTCGCCAGGTCACCTGA
- a CDS encoding quinone oxidoreductase family protein: protein MKAIQYQAYGSYQENRLVDLERPQPKDGEVLVEMRTVGINPLDNTFRSGHIYISTPDNLPRIGGQSGVGVVVETRNADFKAGDRVFVRGQGSGLVADGTWREYVATPAAGLAHVPADVDDNHAAAFLAGAGYLTGYLALTEIAKFKQGQTVLAPAIGSAVGMETVQIARRLGASLAISTAGTTEKAEQARADGYEHVIDLSKESLKDGVLRITEGKGVDIVVDGVSGKLTGQALASLAFGGTVVVVGYAGGREAEVSITDIIWKAATIRGFTFRLFAPETVAAANNTILGYLKEGALAPKIAKVFPLTEAAEAVRYLIEDRPYGRVIMRV from the coding sequence ATGAAAGCCATCCAATATCAAGCTTACGGTAGCTATCAAGAAAACCGTTTAGTCGACCTGGAACGTCCGCAACCGAAGGACGGCGAGGTGCTCGTGGAAATGCGCACTGTCGGGATCAACCCTCTCGACAATACGTTCCGCTCCGGGCACATCTACATTTCCACCCCAGACAACCTGCCCCGCATTGGCGGTCAGTCGGGAGTGGGAGTCGTGGTCGAGACACGGAATGCTGATTTCAAAGCCGGCGATCGCGTCTTCGTCAGGGGACAGGGTTCGGGTCTGGTGGCCGATGGCACATGGCGCGAGTACGTGGCTACGCCAGCAGCCGGGCTTGCCCACGTACCTGCAGACGTGGACGACAATCATGCTGCAGCGTTTCTCGCGGGCGCGGGCTATCTGACCGGCTACCTGGCTCTGACGGAGATCGCGAAGTTCAAGCAGGGCCAAACAGTGCTGGCCCCCGCAATTGGCAGCGCCGTCGGCATGGAGACCGTTCAGATCGCGCGCCGCCTGGGCGCATCGCTCGCGATCTCGACCGCCGGTACGACTGAAAAGGCCGAGCAGGCTCGCGCAGACGGCTACGAGCATGTGATTGACCTGTCCAAGGAGAGCCTTAAAGACGGTGTGCTGCGTATCACCGAGGGGAAAGGCGTCGATATCGTGGTTGACGGCGTGAGCGGAAAGCTGACCGGCCAGGCGCTTGCCTCGCTCGCATTCGGCGGCACGGTCGTCGTAGTCGGTTACGCCGGTGGGCGAGAGGCGGAAGTGAGCATCACCGACATCATCTGGAAGGCCGCGACGATCCGCGGTTTCACCTTCAGGCTGTTTGCGCCGGAAACGGTTGCGGCAGCCAACAATACGATCCTCGGGTATCTGAAGGAGGGCGCGCTGGCGCCAAAGATCGCCAAGGTCTTCCCGCTGACAGAGGCCGCCGAGGCCGTTCGGTATCTGATCGAAGACCGTCCCTATGGGCGGGTAATCATGCGAGTCTAG
- a CDS encoding UvrD-helicase domain-containing protein, with product MQLTEEQETIIADPLGSDLVMVIAFAGGAKTTTLRLKAAAHPKKRGLYLAYNRAAAIAARETFPPNTTCKTVHALAYPRFGSRYTHKLVANLRVGDAMRLMGLGEDWKLGREVVECVQGYICSALDEFPQLAGVSGDLSQTPARRKLIAGTAKSLWQRMADPRDDAPMVHDGYLKLFQLSRPTLPFDFVMLDEGQDSNPATLSLFRHQSQPKIIVGDPYQSIYQYRGSVNAMDPATASRVYHLSRSFRFGPQIADIATKLLQEFYGEQRVIVGGGPDTQIQDFHPYGPHAWLCRTNAEVFAQAAAGVQAGESLAFVGGIDGYNFAQVLDAYWLFIGCPDQIRDPLVRQFRSFAEMERYADAAEDPETKRLIKVVGIYGGDIPALIHAIRRSLTPAGQAADRTLTTAHKSKGHDLSRVVMADYFPDLTDDDLDLQEANLAYVTVTRAVHSLRPNSMLHDWLCQLSSSR from the coding sequence ATGCAATTGACGGAAGAACAGGAAACCATCATCGCGGATCCACTGGGTAGCGACCTGGTGATGGTGATCGCCTTCGCCGGCGGGGCGAAGACCACGACACTGCGGCTCAAGGCCGCGGCGCACCCGAAAAAGCGCGGACTCTATCTGGCCTATAACCGGGCCGCTGCCATCGCTGCCCGCGAAACCTTTCCTCCTAACACCACCTGCAAGACAGTGCACGCCCTGGCTTATCCGCGGTTCGGCAGTCGCTACACCCACAAGCTGGTCGCCAACCTGCGCGTCGGAGACGCGATGCGGCTAATGGGGCTGGGCGAGGACTGGAAGCTGGGGCGCGAAGTGGTCGAGTGCGTTCAGGGCTACATCTGCTCGGCGCTCGACGAATTTCCGCAGCTGGCCGGCGTAAGCGGCGATCTCTCGCAAACACCGGCGCGACGCAAGCTTATCGCCGGGACTGCCAAGAGCCTCTGGCAACGGATGGCAGACCCGCGGGATGATGCGCCAATGGTGCATGATGGGTACCTGAAGTTATTTCAACTCTCCCGCCCGACCCTTCCCTTCGACTTCGTCATGCTGGACGAAGGACAGGACAGCAACCCGGCCACGTTGTCGCTGTTCCGCCACCAGAGCCAGCCGAAGATCATCGTCGGCGACCCCTACCAGAGCATCTATCAGTACCGGGGCAGCGTCAACGCCATGGACCCAGCCACGGCGTCTCGGGTCTACCATCTGAGCCGCAGCTTCCGCTTCGGGCCACAGATTGCCGACATCGCAACGAAGCTGCTGCAGGAGTTCTACGGGGAACAGCGCGTCATCGTGGGCGGCGGGCCCGATACCCAGATTCAAGACTTCCACCCGTACGGCCCTCACGCCTGGCTATGTCGTACCAATGCCGAGGTGTTCGCTCAAGCAGCCGCTGGTGTCCAGGCGGGTGAGTCCCTAGCCTTCGTCGGCGGCATCGATGGCTACAACTTCGCCCAGGTACTCGACGCGTATTGGCTCTTCATCGGGTGCCCCGATCAGATCCGCGACCCGCTCGTGCGCCAGTTCCGCTCCTTTGCAGAGATGGAGCGCTATGCCGATGCCGCCGAAGACCCCGAAACGAAGCGGCTCATCAAGGTGGTCGGTATCTATGGAGGCGACATTCCCGCCCTCATTCACGCGATCCGGCGCTCCCTCACGCCGGCGGGGCAAGCCGCCGATCGGACACTGACAACAGCCCATAAGTCGAAGGGACATGACTTGTCCCGCGTCGTCATGGCGGACTATTTCCCCGACCTGACGGATGACGATCTGGACCTGCAGGAAGCCAACCTTGCCTACGTCACGGTCACACGCGCCGTGCATTCGCTTCGCCCAAACAGCATGTTGCACGACTGGTTGTGCCAACTATCGTCTAGTCGTTAG
- a CDS encoding IS3 family transposase (programmed frameshift), with the protein MASASGTDSEVVARARRRQFSNADKRRILEAADRCTKPGEIGALMRHEGVYSSSLSTWRRQREAAELAALAPQKRGPKFDETRAEARHIAQLTRERDNLRRRLDKALLVIDVQKTCSLAGQSDRRRHRQAVMAAVQELTPALGASAACHALGVPRGTPARQRAHLRRMAFIGPLPRSTARPRPPLALDALENQVLLDTLNSERFADTAPAALHATLLDEGRYLGSVRTMYRLLAANGGSRERRNQLVHPAYTRPELLARAPNQVWSWDITKLKGPARWTCFHLYVILDIFSRHVVGWLIAGRESAELAEQLIADSVARHDIAPGVLTLHADRGASMRSKPVAALLVDLDITKSHSRPHVSDDNPFSESQFKTMKYRPDFPARFGCIEDARAHCQAFFAWYNTVHRHSGIGFMTPHSVHYGLAQELHLTRQAALDTAFRASPNRFKGRRPEPPRLPTAVWINPPPSEAITPNTPQSGTVNS; encoded by the exons CTGGCGTCAGCGTCCGGCACCGATTCAGAGGTCGTTGCTCGCGCTCGGCGCAGGCAATTTTCCAACGCCGACAAGCGCCGCATACTGGAGGCGGCTGACCGCTGCACCAAGCCCGGAGAGATCGGCGCGCTGATGCGCCATGAAGGCGTGTACTCGTCATCCTTGAGCACGTGGCGGCGCCAGCGCGAGGCTGCCGAACTGGCTGCCCTTGCCCCACAAAAGCGCGGACCCAAATTCGACGAGACTCGGGCCGAGGCGCGGCACATCGCGCAGCTCACGCGCGAGCGCGATAATCTCAGGAGGCGACTCGACAAGGCGCTGCTGGTGATCGACGTCCAAAAAACTTGCAGCCTTGCTGGGCAATCCGATCGACGACGACACCGACAAGCCGTAATGGCGGCTGTGCAAGAGCTCACTCCGGCCCTGGGCGCGAGCGCGGCCTGCCATGCCCTGGGCGTGCCGCGCGGCACGCCTGCCCGGCAGCGGGCCCACCTGCGTCGCATGGCCTTCATCGGTCCACTGCCACGGTCCACTGCCCGGCCCCGGCCACCGTTGGCTCTGGATGCCCTGGAAAACCAGGTGCTGCTGGACACCCTTAACAGCGAGCGCTTCGCCGACACCGCGCCGGCGGCGCTACACGCCACGTTGCTCGACGAGGGCCGCTACCTGGGCTCGGTGCGCACCATGTACCGGTTGCTGGCGGCCAATGGCGGCTCGCGCGAGCGACGCAACCAGCTTGTCCATCCGGCCTACACCAGGCCCGAGTTGCTGGCGCGCGCGC CTAACCAAGTGTGGTCGTGGGACATCACCAAACTCAAGGGGCCAGCCAGGTGGACGTGCTTCCACCTCTACGTCATCCTGGACATCTTCAGCCGCCATGTCGTGGGCTGGTTGATCGCCGGGCGCGAGAGCGCGGAACTCGCTGAACAGCTCATCGCCGACAGCGTGGCACGCCACGATATCGCCCCCGGCGTGCTCACGCTTCATGCCGATCGCGGTGCCAGCATGCGCTCCAAACCGGTGGCCGCGTTGCTGGTCGACCTGGACATCACTAAAAGCCACAGCCGGCCTCACGTATCTGACGATAATCCCTTCTCGGAGTCGCAGTTCAAGACGATGAAGTACCGTCCGGACTTCCCCGCGCGCTTCGGCTGCATTGAGGATGCGCGCGCCCACTGCCAGGCATTCTTCGCCTGGTACAACACCGTGCATCGGCACTCGGGCATCGGATTCATGACGCCGCACAGCGTTCATTATGGGCTCGCCCAGGAGTTGCACCTCACCCGTCAGGCAGCACTCGACACAGCATTCCGGGCGTCCCCAAACAGATTTAAAGGGCGTCGCCCTGAACCACCGCGGCTGCCCACAGCAGTCTGGATCAACCCGCCGCCATCGGAGGCCATTACCCCAAACACACCACAGTCCGGCACAGTAAATTCATGA
- a CDS encoding PRTRC system ParB family protein, whose translation MQESAMLLEQPTLPLSRIRTSRFNPRRFFDPVKMAELVAGVRAAGCIMQPIVVRPVEDDLYEIIAGERRYRAATEVFGVEYAMPIVVQDVDDETAEAMAIIENVSRDDIAPSEEAVAAARMVGKLKGDRDEAARLFGWSRAQLDRRLALMNCSTAVLNAFNERKILLGHAELLAALAKDKQDKLLPVIIYEAKSVAELKKTIEAAACSLATAIFDKADCATCAHNSALQTEMFAESIATGNCTNRGCFNTKTEAQLTVIADGLKDDFPEVRIVRPGDKYTRIQLVVDGPTGVGEEQAKSCHACKSFGAAVSSLPDSMGKTFRGQCFDTACNSRKVAAVSGNSSGRARSTPPWSSGCIFMIVGFPYCVSPTHRAAITLRMSCLLYSRRLPDCTQKSTRRLAPSVTIVP comes from the coding sequence ATGCAAGAATCCGCAATGCTGCTCGAACAGCCGACTCTACCCTTGAGCCGGATCCGCACGAGCCGCTTCAATCCACGCCGGTTCTTTGATCCGGTGAAAATGGCAGAACTCGTTGCCGGCGTACGTGCGGCGGGATGCATCATGCAACCCATCGTTGTCCGCCCGGTTGAGGACGACCTCTACGAGATCATCGCCGGCGAGCGACGCTACCGCGCGGCGACCGAGGTGTTTGGCGTCGAGTACGCGATGCCCATCGTGGTGCAGGATGTCGACGACGAGACGGCGGAAGCCATGGCGATCATCGAGAACGTCTCCCGCGACGACATCGCGCCCTCTGAGGAGGCGGTGGCTGCAGCGAGGATGGTCGGCAAACTCAAGGGCGACCGAGACGAGGCGGCGCGCCTATTTGGCTGGTCCCGCGCGCAGCTCGACAGGCGTCTGGCACTGATGAATTGCAGCACTGCGGTGCTCAATGCCTTCAATGAGCGCAAGATCCTGCTTGGTCACGCCGAGCTGCTGGCTGCTCTCGCCAAGGACAAGCAGGACAAGCTTCTGCCGGTCATCATCTACGAGGCGAAGTCGGTCGCCGAGTTGAAGAAGACGATTGAGGCCGCTGCTTGTAGCCTCGCAACCGCCATCTTCGACAAGGCGGATTGCGCCACGTGTGCCCACAATTCCGCGCTGCAGACCGAGATGTTCGCGGAATCCATCGCGACCGGTAACTGCACTAATCGCGGGTGCTTCAACACCAAGACCGAAGCGCAGTTGACAGTGATCGCCGACGGCCTCAAGGATGACTTCCCTGAGGTTCGGATCGTCCGGCCCGGCGACAAGTACACGCGGATCCAGCTCGTCGTGGACGGGCCGACTGGCGTTGGCGAGGAGCAGGCCAAGTCTTGCCATGCCTGCAAGAGCTTTGGCGCGGCTGTCAGCAGCTTGCCCGATTCGATGGGGAAGACCTTCCGTGGCCAGTGCTTCGATACGGCCTGCAACTCGCGCAAGGTAGCCGCCGTTTCGGGCAATTCTTCGGGAAGGGCGAGATCCACCCCACCCTGGTCGTCTGGGTGCATTTTCATGATTGTTGGTTTTCCTTACTGTGTCTCGCCAACGCACAGGGCGGCGATCACGCTGCGGATGAGCTGTCTGCTGTATTCCAGGCGACTGCCGGACTGCACGCAGAAGTCGACGAGACGATTGGCGCCGTCCGTGACGATCGTGCCGTAG
- a CDS encoding PRTRC system protein A, which yields MTMNPFDSTLQRSFPTIMVPTREPVAGMTTAGERLLVASNGVFIEIFRPWIRLIRRISSYAVSTAIPYGVVEEVSELLCGRVPPELIGAFAEQARAACPNETGGWIVWNPGTKAFRLVPVVVLSHDSASLRYDRPQLPDDEVLVVDCHSHGCFAAGFSTTDDQDDRFDVKFAVVLGRCHTRSMDVALRLCAKGIFERSHNIPVSWLDAVGEANDVAAT from the coding sequence ATGACCATGAACCCTTTCGATTCCACTTTGCAACGCTCCTTCCCGACCATCATGGTCCCAACGAGGGAGCCCGTCGCAGGGATGACAACAGCAGGCGAGCGCTTGCTTGTCGCCAGCAACGGCGTATTCATCGAGATCTTTCGGCCCTGGATCCGGCTCATCCGCCGCATCAGCAGCTACGCGGTCTCAACGGCCATCCCCTATGGGGTTGTCGAGGAGGTGTCCGAACTGCTGTGCGGCCGAGTTCCGCCGGAGCTGATCGGCGCCTTTGCTGAGCAGGCGAGGGCTGCGTGCCCCAATGAAACTGGTGGGTGGATTGTCTGGAACCCCGGGACCAAGGCGTTTCGCCTGGTGCCGGTGGTCGTGCTGTCGCATGACAGCGCCAGCCTCCGTTACGACCGACCGCAACTCCCCGACGACGAAGTCCTGGTGGTCGATTGCCACTCACACGGGTGCTTCGCCGCTGGTTTCTCGACGACAGATGACCAAGACGATCGCTTCGACGTGAAGTTCGCGGTCGTGCTTGGCCGCTGTCATACCCGAAGCATGGATGTCGCCTTGCGGCTCTGCGCCAAGGGGATCTTCGAGCGTTCCCACAACATTCCGGTGTCCTGGTTGGATGCCGTTGGAGAAGCCAATGACGTTGCTGCAACATAG
- a CDS encoding LysR substrate-binding domain-containing protein has translation MRPIPPLKALFVFEAAMRLGSFTLAADELGVTPGAVGQQIQKLEDWLGVALFVRQIRQVTPTAEGRAYMAQIQPALAEIVHASRRLRERKHKGVRLSMPPSFAAKWFAPRMADFLQAHPGIALSLSTSTTLVDFELDAVDLAVRHFNGVDSQLSIQLLCPDEARAYCSPAYAAKWELKRPDDLQAATLLHNTLHPHWSAWLARHSELTDRQIEAIAGIQFDQSLMAIGAAVQAQGVVLTSAILVEAEIAEGLLVEPFSEAFPLSLGYYLVHPKAVELQEGGKALKQWFAERMAANAWARSRGTYARAEN, from the coding sequence ATGCGACCCATTCCACCCTTGAAGGCCTTGTTTGTTTTCGAGGCGGCAATGCGACTCGGTAGTTTTACTCTTGCAGCCGATGAACTCGGGGTGACGCCCGGTGCGGTGGGTCAGCAGATCCAGAAGTTGGAAGACTGGCTCGGCGTGGCGCTGTTCGTCCGGCAGATCCGCCAGGTGACACCCACTGCGGAAGGACGCGCGTATATGGCGCAGATTCAACCTGCCCTTGCCGAAATCGTGCATGCGAGCCGGCGCTTGCGGGAGCGCAAGCATAAGGGCGTACGGCTATCCATGCCGCCCAGCTTCGCGGCAAAGTGGTTTGCGCCGCGAATGGCCGACTTCCTGCAGGCACATCCGGGCATTGCGCTGAGCCTGAGCACCTCAACCACGCTCGTGGATTTCGAGCTCGATGCAGTTGATCTGGCTGTTCGACACTTCAATGGGGTCGATTCCCAACTCTCGATACAACTGCTTTGCCCTGACGAGGCCCGCGCGTACTGCAGTCCGGCATATGCAGCGAAATGGGAACTGAAGCGGCCCGACGATCTTCAGGCGGCTACGTTGCTCCATAACACGCTTCATCCTCACTGGTCGGCCTGGCTGGCTCGCCACAGCGAACTCACCGACAGGCAAATCGAAGCCATCGCCGGCATCCAGTTCGACCAGTCCCTGATGGCGATCGGGGCGGCAGTCCAGGCGCAAGGGGTGGTGCTGACCAGTGCAATTCTTGTCGAGGCGGAAATTGCGGAGGGATTGCTGGTCGAACCGTTCAGCGAGGCGTTTCCACTATCGCTTGGGTACTACCTCGTGCACCCGAAGGCGGTGGAACTTCAGGAAGGTGGAAAAGCGCTGAAGCAGTGGTTTGCAGAAAGGATGGCGGCAAATGCATGGGCGCGTTCGCGCGGGACGTACGCGCGAGCAGAAAACTGA